From the Esox lucius isolate fEsoLuc1 chromosome 21, fEsoLuc1.pri, whole genome shotgun sequence genome, one window contains:
- the zbtb14 gene encoding zinc finger and BTB domain-containing protein 14 has protein sequence MSETVKYMDDEHKTIFLKILNEQRLEGEHCDIAVVVEDVKFRAHRCVLAACSNYFKKLFKKHEVDNSSVIEIDFIRSDIFEEVLNYMYTAKISVKKKDVNLMMSSGQILGIRFLDKLCSQKRDMSAEEKNGENAKPFPYDIVKMALPTDDPTLGQENDVQVLGDHDDTPTDDLVEEPAANHDLDKSPNTALRVQEAILKELANEDVHKVSCYDQDVEPMDTEPKDLAGHATTTLTFADSIGEVKDEQPPGWTTATTDMKFEYLLYGHREQLACQICGKTFVDENRLRKHEKLHSAERPFVCEICSKAFTTQAHLKEHLKIHTGFKPYRCDVCGKSFIRAPDLKKHERVHSNERPFGCQMCDKAFKHKSHLKDHERRHRGEKPFVCGSCTKAFAKASDLKRHENNMHSERKQMQPSALQTETEQLQAAAMAAEAEQQLESIACS, from the coding sequence ATGTCAGAAACTGTGAAGTACATGGATGACGAACACAAGACCATCTTCCTGAAAATACTGAATGAGCAACGGTTGGAGGGTGAACACTGTGATATTGCAGTGGTGGTGGAAGATGTGAAGTTCAGGGCCCACCGCTGTGTGTTAGCAGCATGCAGCAACTATTTCAAGAAGCTGTTCAAGAAGCATGAAGTCGACAACTCTTCAGTCATAGAAATCGACTTCATCCGTTCAGACATCTTCGAGGAGGTGTTGAACTACATGTACACTGCCAAGATTTCTGTGAAAAAAAAGGATGTCAATTTGATGATGTCTTCGGGCCAGATACTTGGAATCCGATTTCTGGACAAGCTCTGTTCGCAGAAACGTGACATGTCCGCTGAAGAGAAGAATGGGGAAAATGCCAAACCCTTTCCCTACGATATTGTCAAAATGGCTCTCCCGACCGATGACCCTACTTTGGGTCAGGAAAACGACGTGCAGGTACTGGGTGACCATGACGACACACCCACCGACGACCTGGTGGAAGAGCCCGCGGCCAATCACGACCTGGATAAATCACCCAATACGGCGTTGAGAGTTCAGGAGGCCATTCTCAAGGAGTTGGCCAATGAGGACGTGCACAAGGTGAGCTGCTATGACCAGGACGTGGAACCCATGGACACAGAGCCAAAAGACCTGGCAGGACACGCCACCACCACTCTGACATTTGCTGACAGCATCGGCGAGGTGAAGGACGAACAGCCTCCCGGGTGGACCACAGCCACAACAGACATGAAGTTTGAATACCTCCTGTATGGCCACCGGGAACAGCTGGCCTGCCAGATTTGTGGAAAGACCTTTGTCGATGAGAATCGGCTACGGAAACACGAAAAGCTGCACTCCGCGGAGCGTCCGTTTGTCTGCGAGATATGCAGCAAGGCCTTCACTACCCAGGCCCATCTCAAGGAGCACCTGAAGATTCACACTGGCTTCAAGCCCTACCGCTGTGACGTCTGCGGCAAGTCCTTCATACGAGCGCCTGACCTTAAAAAGCACGAGCGGGTCCACAGCAACGAGCGGCCCTTCGGCTGTCAGATGTGTGACAAGGCCTTCAAGCACAAGTCCCATCTGAAGGACCATGAGAGGCGCCACAGGGGAGAGAAGCCCTTTGTCTGCGGCTCTTGCACCAAGGCCTTTGCCAAAGCCTCCGACCTAAAGAGACATGAGAACAACATGCACAGCGAGAGGAAGCAGATGCAGCCCAGCGCCCTACAGACGGAAACGGAACAGCTGCAGGCGGCGGCCATGGCGGCAGAGGCCGAGCAACAACTGGAGTCCATAGCGTGCTCATAG